The following are encoded together in the Equus quagga isolate Etosha38 chromosome 1, UCLA_HA_Equagga_1.0, whole genome shotgun sequence genome:
- the MRPL41 gene encoding 39S ribosomal protein L41, mitochondrial, producing the protein MGLLSGAARGLVRGADRMSRWTSKRGPRTFCKGRGAKGTGVHGRDGKFVQVREMVPELVVPELAGFRLKPYVNYRAPAGADAPLTAEQLFRDVAAPAIERDFRDGTFDPERLDKYGFEPTQEGKLFQLYPKNFPR; encoded by the coding sequence ATGGGCCTCCTGAGCGGGGCGGCCCGCGGCCTGGTGCGGGGCGCCGACCGGATGAGCAGGTGGACCAGCAAGCGGGGCCCGCGCACCTTCTGCAAGGGCCGCGGCGCCAAGGGCACCGGCGTCCACGGCCGCGACGGGAAGTTCGTGCAGGTGCGGGAGATGGTCCCGGAGCTGGTGGTGCCCGAGCTGGCCGGCTTCCGGCTCAAACCCTACGTGAACTACCGCGCCCCCGCCGGCGCGGACGCGCCCCTGACGGCCGAGCAGCTCTTCCGGGACGTGGCGGCTCCGGCCATCGAGAGGGACTTCCGGGACGGCACCTTCGACCCCGAGCGCCTGGACAAGTACGGCTTCGAGCCCACCCAGGAGGGCAAGCTCTTCCAGTTGTACCCCAAGAACTTCCCGCGCTAG